In the genome of Oryzias melastigma strain HK-1 linkage group LG19, ASM292280v2, whole genome shotgun sequence, the window acaggaaaaggggaaaaaaagcagaagaagtgGTAAGGTTTGTTATTTAAAGTGACagcttatttttattaaatgaaacgCTATTTAAGTGTGTTCATTTGGCTTTACATTCGTGTGTCCttttagattattattattatctgtcGTGTTTGAATTGGTTTTCGTGCCAGTGCTGGTTAAAGATGGTGAGCGAGCTAGCTAACTAACTGACTTCGCTACCTGCTGCATGTACACTCTTCACCCGAAACACATTTatctaaataatattttaattacaaattTACTAAATGTTTGTACGAATTGCtaaattaatgcaaataaacaaacttgTTGGAATTAGCTTATAGTGTTGTTTGGAATTAGCTAGCTTGGCTTAAGCTAATTAGTGCATtgacttttttcattcattacattttaatttgtatttcttgCTAAATTGGCCTCTTCATCCATCCaatatgctttattttattattaataactcttaattgatttttatacttattttttttagctgtaaaaAATGTCTCGACTTCTAAAGAAGTTAAAACGTTGCAGGCAAAACGACACCTAAGATTCTTAGTATTTACTCTATAGTAAATACTTGTCACCTGTCTTTCTCTCTAACAGATGGGGAATTTGACTCTCACAAGCCTCAAAAATTGACAGGGGAGCATGCTGGGCTTCTCCGGGACAAGGAACACAGGGAACGGAAAGGCCGGGTGACCACAGGCCACAGATGTTGTTGGATTCTTGGAAGATGAACGAAAAAATGTGTGCGCTGCTGACTTTCCGAGATATAAGAAACAAGTAGCACACTCAGGCAGAGTTCAAATATTTCAGGTCCCTAACAACAAAAAGATTTGATAAGCTTCCAGTGGGGTGAAAATGAACTTCCTGTCAGCGTTCGTTCGATTTGAGAACCTCCATGAGGTTAGAAGATTGTGCCACTGGGGTCCGATCATAGCCCTCTCCGTCATTGCTATGTGTTCAACCATGGCAATCCTAGACTCAATCATCTGGTACTGGCCTCTAGACACCACGGCAGGCAGCATTAACTTCCTCATGCTCGTAAACTGGACTGTTCTTATCCTCTACAACTACTTCAACGCCATGTTTGTTGGGCCTGGATATATTCCTCTTGGCTGGAAACCAGTAAGAGTTTTGCTTCTTTTCACTGACACTTGTTAAAGTTCATTGTACATCAGGCAGCTTACATATTCTTTCCATTCCTAAACAGAAAAACCCAAAAGATACCCAATTCCTCCAATACTGCAGGGTTTGTCAAGGATACAAGGCACCCAGATCTCACCACTGTCGCAAGTGTAACAGGTAATGTGAACAACAAATAAAGTTAGATTTCTTTTTGTACATAAATGGGGCAAACTTAATGcacaaataatataaaaatgcatttaattcaaaattaaagctGATATAAAACTACTTTTCATCCCTGCCTGGGGTtgataaagtatttttaattgaattaaattaaatttcctGTTGCATAAAGGTACTTGCagtcaaaattttttttttatatcggttaaaaaagaggaaaaactttaaagctaacacaaaaaatgcaatatttatctaaaaatatgtACTGAATTAAATTTTTAGCTAGGAAAAAAAGTGTCGcttaagtttttacttttaaaagatgCTAAAATAAGGTAagtttggagccaaagtggtttcgggttcagttttttttgtcacccTTTATGTGAGTTATTTAAAATGCTTTCCATTCCTCCTTCAGGTGTGTAATGAAAATGGATCATCACTGCCCATGGATCAACAACTGCTGTGGCCACTCGAACCATGCCTACTTCACCAGCTTCCTGCTGCTGGCGCCCTTGGGATGCTCCCACGCTGCCATCATCTTTGTTATGACCATGTACACACAGCTCTACGAGAGGGTGAGCATCCCACCTACATACTATTGACTCTCTCTCGGAACCcctttgatgattttttttttttttcgtctttctTGTTTGCAGATATCATTTGGCTGGAGTACTGTAAAGATCGACATGAGCGCTGTTCGCCAGTTTCAGCCCCTCATGCCCTTCAGTGTGCCCGCCTTTGCTGCCACACTCTTTGCCTTAGGTTTGGCATTGGGCACTACTATTGCAGTTGGTATGCTTTTTTTCATACAGGTAAGTTTATTCATGAGATTCACACCTGCCAGtttattcaaactattttttataaGTGGGAAAGCAAAATGCAATTCTTCaatctttataaaaatgtatatatgtgtaaGTTTGTTAAATTTCTTCTTGTTTCAGATGAAAGTCATATTGAGAAATAAGACCTCAATCGAGTCCTGGATTGAGGAAAAGGTCAGAAGATTTTCTgatatatatttagttaaattgttctttccaaacaaaataaaataggatattaaacattttttttatgttttgtttttctatccaACATTGTTGATCATTGTCTAATAATCCATAGTACAAATGTTTGGTTATTGACTTTGGACAGACGTTAAAGAACTAAATTCTCATTTACAGggaaatttgatcaaattccAACACTTTCTGCATTATTAGATATAAAATAGATGCATCTATATAACAGTTTGGCATTTACAAAAAgataactcttttttttttttaaactggatcTTTAACAGGATGATATTGCAATTCACCGAATCAGAGTTGACTGTAATAAACCTCGTGATTGGTTCATTGATTTTGTTCATTTCAAGcattttgcagcaaaaacacttaaaataccttaatatttcaaatctgtttaaaatatttttgtataaatttatcaaaaataaaaaaatgctattttcttgacgataaagttaaaaaaaaataatcttaaatttgtatttcttcttTAACATGCAGGGTTTACTCCCTATTAAAATGGCTTCGGGAAGACAAAAAGGGTacaaaataatacttttattttgaaataacaacTAACAGTAGCTCATTACTAAAATAACTTGCTTTTCAAACTTCCtttagtgtgtgtttgtgtgcatacTTAAACAAATCCCCTGTACTGTGGTACGTTCTTAAACCTGCGTTTTGATGTAAAGGGTAGCGTGAGTGTGGAAGAGATAAATAATTCACGTCTGAAGGAAACTAACTTAACTGAACTAAGTGtgttcaattatttaaaaaaaaattgtgcatcCAAAATACTggtaaagatttaaaacaaaataatattagaAGATGcagaatcataataaaaaaaaagatctttataAAATCTTGTTTGGAGGACAACATTTGACATTAATTTTTTGATTAGTTGtagaggatttttttatatattataaatgTGCTATTCAAGCTTGAGATAAAGCCCAGATTTATGCTGTTCTTGTTAAATTTCACCCATGAAAAATAGAtttcacagaagaaaaaagtccCATGTAAGCGCTTTGGCTCGTTCCAGATGACAGTAATTCAATATCTTTCTGCTTGATCTCGTTACAATAGCTTCCTATCCACTCCGTGCTACTTTGTGCTTTGTCTTTCCATTAGGCCAAAGACAGAATACAGCACTACCAAACCGGGGAGGAGTTTGTCTTCCCTTACGACCTCG includes:
- the zdhhc6 gene encoding palmitoyltransferase ZDHHC6 isoform X1 codes for the protein MNFLSAFVRFENLHEVRRLCHWGPIIALSVIAMCSTMAILDSIIWYWPLDTTAGSINFLMLVNWTVLILYNYFNAMFVGPGYIPLGWKPKNPKDTQFLQYCRVCQGYKAPRSHHCRKCNRCVMKMDHHCPWINNCCGHSNHAYFTSFLLLAPLGCSHAAIIFVMTMYTQLYERISFGWSTVKIDMSAVRQFQPLMPFSVPAFAATLFALGLALGTTIAVGMLFFIQMKVILRNKTSIESWIEEKAKDRIQHYQTGEEFVFPYDLGSRWLNFKQVFTWSGTPRGGGIEWPVHSKCHQYTLTIEQLKQKADKRVRSQVQYQAVEDYNGACCPLNKGFQTFFRTPCTEEPRIPLRKGETILATRGTKWWMYGDKIVSEEEMRAGVRVRGWFPRRCVEKCHYDTAANESTSDKKVN
- the zdhhc6 gene encoding palmitoyltransferase ZDHHC6 isoform X2; translated protein: MNFLSAFVRFENLHEVRRLCHWGPIIALSVIAMCSTMAILDSIIWYWPLDTTAGSINFLMLVNWTVLILYNYFNAMFVGPGYIPLGWKPKNPKDTQFLQYCRVCQGYKAPRSHHCRKCNRCVMKMDHHCPWINNCCGHSNHAYFTSFLLLAPLGCSHAAIIFVMTMYTQLYERISFGWSTVKIDMSAVRQFQPLMPFSVPAFAATLFALGLALGTTIAVGMLFFIQMKVILRNKTSIESWIEEKAKDRIQHYQTGEEFVFPYDLGSRWLNFKQVFTWSGTPRGGGIEWPVHSKCHQYTLTIEQLKQKADKRVRSVQYQAVEDYNGACCPLNKGFQTFFRTPCTEEPRIPLRKGETILATRGTKWWMYGDKIVSEEEMRAGVRVRGWFPRRCVEKCHYDTAANESTSDKKVN